A window of Syngnathus scovelli strain Florida unplaced genomic scaffold, RoL_Ssco_1.2 HiC_scaffold_27, whole genome shotgun sequence contains these coding sequences:
- the LOC137839923 gene encoding janus kinase and microtubule-interacting protein 3-like, with protein sequence MLDIESEKDMFCKQKGYLDEELDFRKRSMDQAHKRILELEAMLYEALPQRDCPATDGEKASHAGVNDVLTADQREELRSAVDQWKRALMCELRERDACILQERMDLLHSAQQRNKELKEFIEAQKRQIKQLEEKFLFLFLFFSLAFILWP encoded by the exons atgttggacattgaaagtgagaag gatatgttctgtaagcagaagggctacctggatgaagagttggacttcaggaagcgttccatggaccaggctcataag aggatcctggagctggaggccatgttgtacgaggcgctaccgcagcgggactgccccgccacggacggcgaaaaagccagccacgctggcgtgaatgacgtgctgacggcggatcagagagaagagcttaggagcgccgtggaccaatggaagcgagccctgatgtgcgagttgagggagcgcgacgcttgcatcctccaagagagaatggatctgctgcacagcgcgcaacag aggaacaaagagctgaaagaattcatcgaagctcagaagagacaaatcaaacaattggaggagaagtttctgtttctctttctattcttctccttggccttcattctgtggccctaa